A window from Citrus sinensis cultivar Valencia sweet orange chromosome 5, DVS_A1.0, whole genome shotgun sequence encodes these proteins:
- the LOC102618302 gene encoding uncharacterized protein LOC102618302, giving the protein MGSDHHASTSPSNQTNQSTRTLFIITLLLVTCNAVSAAALRNPYIKARAHGPAKKKLERPVVILVSSDGFRFGYQFKTPTPNIHRLINQGTEAETGLIPVFPTYTFPNHYSIVTGLYPASHGIINNRFVEPRTGDQFSPARHEPKWWLGEPLWETVANQGLKAAAYFWAGSEVRKGSWDCPKGYCMKYNSSVPFEERVDTVLSYFDLPSDEIPAFTALYFEDPDSHGHVVGPDDVAITKAVARIDSMIGRLIDGLEKRGVFKDVTVILLGDHGMVGTCEDKVIFLDDLAPWVKIPADWVHSYFPLLAIWPPAGHNLTEIVQQMNQGLDSGKVEKGKSLRVYLKEELPARLHYAASDRIPPIIGMVDEGFTVAQRRTEGARYCGGAHGYDNEYFSMRSIFIGHGPRFARGRKVPSFENVQIYNVITSLLNIKGAPNNGSKSFPQSILLPAQ; this is encoded by the coding sequence ATGGGTTCTGACCATCACGCGTCGACATCACCATCAAATCAAACGAATCAATCCACAAGAAccctcttcatcatcaccCTTCTGCTCGTCACCTGCAATGCTGTTTCTGCAGCAGCATTGCGCAACCCTTATATCAAAGCGAGAGCTCACGGTCCTGCCAAGAAGAAACTGGAGAGGCCGGTTGTTATCCTGGTTTCGTCGGACGGGTTTCGTTTCGGGTACCAGTTCAAGACCCCAACGCCCAACATCCACCGTCTGATCAACCAGGGGACCGAAGCTGAAACGGGTTTGATCCCCGTTTTCCCCACTTACACGTTCCCCAATCATTACTCCATCGTCACGGGTCTCTACCCTGCTTCTCACGGCATCATCAATAACCGTTTCGTAGAACCTCGAACGGGCGATCAGTTTTCTCCGGCACGTCATGAGCCCAAGTGGTGGCTCGGCGAGCCGCTGTGGGAGACCGTGGCCAATCAAGGGTTGAAGGCTGCTGCTTATTTCTGGGCCGGTTCAGAGGTTCGCAAAGGTTCGTGGGATTGTCCAAAAGGTTACTGCATGAAATATAATTCCTCTGTGCCTTTTGAAGAGAGAGTTGATACTGTTTTGAGTTATTTCGACTTGCCCAGCGACGAAATTCCTGCGTTTACTGCTCTATATTTTGAGGATCCCGACAGTCATGGTCACGTGGTTGGCCCTGATGACGTGGCGATTACCAAAGCTGTTGCTAGGATTGATTCAATGATTGGGAGGTTGATTGACGGCTTAGAGAAAAGAGGGGTGTTTAAGGATGTGACAGTTATTTTGCTTGGTGATCATGGGATGGTAGGCACATGTGAGGACAAGGTGATATTCTTAGATGATTTGGCTCCTTGGGTTAAAATTCCAGCTGATTGGGTTCACTCTTATTTTCCATTACTTGCAATCTGGCCCCCAGCTGGGCATAATCTGACAGAGATTGTCCAACAGATGAATCAAGGGCTGGACTCTGGGAAAGTTGAGAAGGGGAAGAGTCTGAGAGTGTATCTCAAAGAGGAGCTGCCTGCTAGGTTACATTACGCGGCGAGTGACAGGATCCCGCCGATAATTGGGATGGTTGACGAGGGGTTCACGGTGGCGCAGAGGAGGACGGAGGGAGCACGGTATTGCGGAGGAGCACATGGTTATGACAATGAATATTTCTCAATGAGGTCCATATTTATTGGGCATGGTCCTCGGTTTGCTAGGGGAAGGAAGGTGCCTTCCTTTGAGAATGTTCAGATATACAATGTTATTACCTCCCTTCTCAACATAAAGGGTGCTCCAAATAATGGGTCTAAATCATTTCCCCAGTCTATTCTCTTGCCTGCCCAATAG